A window from uncultured Anaeromusa sp. encodes these proteins:
- a CDS encoding ECF transporter S component: MEQHSLKQTKYLVYAALGIALVFACTVFVNVRLPIAANGGLIHLGNVPLFIIAILYGRWLGALAGGLGMALFDVVGGWFLWAPFTLVIVGLMGYTVGAICEKNQSFMAYVLALLAACAIKIVGYYGAEGIIYGNWIAPLVSVPGNLVQIGLASAIVLPVVQKLKKHAVAFSWAGSRR; encoded by the coding sequence ATGGAACAGCATTCTTTAAAACAAACCAAGTATTTGGTGTATGCGGCATTAGGCATTGCGCTTGTCTTTGCGTGCACCGTGTTTGTTAATGTGAGGCTGCCCATTGCAGCCAATGGCGGCTTGATCCACTTGGGAAATGTGCCGCTCTTTATCATTGCGATCCTCTATGGCCGCTGGCTGGGGGCTTTGGCGGGCGGTCTGGGAATGGCTTTGTTTGACGTAGTTGGCGGCTGGTTTTTATGGGCGCCCTTTACGTTGGTTATTGTAGGCCTTATGGGATATACCGTCGGTGCTATTTGCGAAAAAAACCAGTCCTTTATGGCCTATGTGCTGGCGTTGCTTGCGGCGTGTGCCATTAAGATCGTCGGCTATTACGGCGCAGAAGGAATTATTTACGGCAACTGGATTGCGCCGCTGGTTTCGGTGCCTGGCAATCTGGTGCAGATTGGCCTGGCGTCGGCGATTGTGCTGCCAGTGGTGCAGAAATTGAAGAAGCATGCAGTTGCGTTTTCTTGGGCGGGAAGCCGCCGGTAA
- the pdxK gene encoding pyridoxine/pyridoxal/pyridoxamine kinase, whose amino-acid sequence MKAPAKALTIAGSDTSGGAGLQADIKTFQEFGVYGMTAITVLVAQDPKNNWAHDVYPLSLDALEAQINTVLGGIGVDAMKTGMLGTVEIISLVARKLDEYAVKNVVIDPVMICKGTDEVLHPEAAVAISQMLAPKATVITPNVFEASQLSGVRIQSVETMKEAAIKIHALGPQYVLIKGGSKLGTDNAIDILYDGKEFTVFETPKINTTYTHGAGCTYAAAITAGLAQGLAVPEAVGKAKNFVTQAIQHGFPINSYVGPTYHAAHRLAEA is encoded by the coding sequence ATGAAAGCACCAGCGAAAGCACTTACCATAGCCGGTTCCGATACAAGCGGCGGCGCCGGATTGCAGGCGGATATCAAAACCTTTCAGGAATTTGGCGTGTATGGCATGACCGCCATTACGGTTCTTGTGGCCCAAGATCCTAAAAACAACTGGGCTCATGACGTCTATCCATTGTCCTTGGATGCCTTGGAAGCGCAAATTAATACGGTTCTTGGCGGTATTGGCGTAGATGCTATGAAGACCGGCATGCTGGGGACCGTTGAAATTATTTCTCTAGTAGCTAGAAAACTGGATGAATATGCGGTGAAAAATGTTGTCATTGACCCGGTGATGATTTGCAAAGGAACCGATGAAGTGCTGCATCCGGAAGCAGCTGTAGCCATCAGCCAGATGCTGGCTCCGAAGGCTACGGTGATTACGCCGAATGTATTTGAAGCCAGTCAATTGAGCGGCGTGCGTATTCAGTCTGTGGAGACGATGAAGGAAGCAGCCATTAAAATTCATGCGTTGGGCCCCCAATATGTTTTGATTAAAGGCGGCTCCAAGCTGGGCACTGACAATGCCATTGATATTTTGTACGATGGCAAGGAATTTACTGTATTTGAAACGCCGAAAATCAATACTACCTACACGCATGGCGCTGGGTGCACCTATGCTGCTGCGATTACAGCCGGTTTGGCTCAAGGGTTAGCGGTGCCGGAAGCGGTAGGCAAAGCTAAAAATTTCGTCACCCAAGCCATTCAACATGGTTTTCCCATCAATTCATATGTGGGACCGACCTATCATGCAGCACATCGCTTGGCGGAGGCCTAA
- a CDS encoding PLP-dependent aminotransferase family protein, giving the protein MSKLILLDHESKEPLYMQLYRYFRTEIEQNNLKENQKIPSIRFLADSLSVSKITVEKAYQQLLCEGYITSGNRTRYAVNRFVENAWPSPAPQNAIPKEQSPQELTFKYDLASGEMDADGFDFSLWKRYINKAFLDPSRLMRYGDLQGEIELRKEIVNYIRSRGVNCHYGQVIVGPGVQSLLNILASMLKPEHDGIAFEEPGFKMGRRTWEDRGFQIIPVRLKKEGIDTDELARSGARLVYVTPSHQFPTGYIMPIGERTQLLNWARQTGSTVIEDDYDSEFRYFGRPLPALKGLDTEGSVIYMGSFSKVIPPSIRISYMVLPEQLLKSYRERASLYNQTTSALEQLALARYMADGHLERQIRRLRKLYNEKHALFLESIRTILGQQVAINETESGLHLVLTVKSSLTPKELYARALAKGCRIALLQDYYLGEAPTSPSQVILYFSKIPAEEMKTAIQLLKEAWFE; this is encoded by the coding sequence ATGTCTAAACTGATACTGCTTGACCACGAAAGCAAAGAGCCTCTTTACATGCAGCTTTATCGCTATTTTCGCACGGAAATCGAGCAAAACAATTTAAAGGAAAATCAAAAAATCCCTTCCATCCGCTTTTTGGCGGATAGTTTATCGGTCAGCAAAATCACCGTAGAAAAAGCCTACCAGCAATTGCTCTGTGAAGGATATATCACCAGCGGCAATCGTACGCGTTATGCAGTCAACCGCTTTGTAGAAAACGCTTGGCCTTCGCCTGCGCCGCAAAATGCCATTCCCAAAGAACAATCCCCGCAGGAATTGACGTTTAAATACGATCTGGCCAGTGGTGAAATGGATGCGGACGGCTTTGATTTCTCTCTTTGGAAGAGGTATATCAATAAAGCCTTCTTAGATCCAAGCCGTCTCATGCGCTACGGCGACCTCCAAGGCGAAATAGAGCTGCGCAAGGAGATTGTCAACTATATCCGTTCACGAGGTGTTAATTGCCATTACGGACAAGTCATTGTCGGCCCTGGCGTACAAAGCCTGTTGAATATTTTGGCCAGCATGCTGAAACCAGAGCATGACGGCATTGCCTTTGAAGAACCAGGCTTTAAAATGGGTCGCCGCACCTGGGAAGACCGGGGTTTTCAAATTATCCCGGTGCGCCTAAAAAAAGAAGGCATCGATACGGACGAGCTGGCTCGCAGCGGCGCTCGCCTTGTGTATGTGACACCTTCGCATCAGTTCCCGACCGGTTATATTATGCCAATCGGCGAACGGACGCAGCTTTTAAACTGGGCCCGACAAACAGGCTCTACGGTTATTGAAGACGATTATGACAGTGAGTTTCGCTATTTCGGCCGTCCCCTCCCCGCCTTAAAAGGGTTGGATACGGAAGGCTCCGTCATTTATATGGGCTCCTTTTCCAAGGTCATTCCCCCGTCCATCCGTATTAGCTATATGGTGCTGCCGGAGCAATTGCTGAAAAGCTACCGGGAACGCGCTTCCTTGTACAACCAAACAACATCCGCCCTAGAGCAGTTGGCTCTAGCCCGTTATATGGCCGACGGCCACCTGGAGCGGCAAATCCGCCGCCTCCGCAAGCTCTACAATGAAAAACACGCACTCTTTCTGGAAAGCATCCGGACCATCTTAGGCCAGCAGGTAGCTATTAACGAAACCGAATCCGGCCTCCATCTGGTTTTAACGGTAAAATCCTCGTTGACGCCAAAAGAATTATACGCACGGGCCTTAGCGAAAGGCTGCCGCATCGCGCTTTTGCAGGATTACTATCTGGGAGAAGCGCCAACCTCTCCATCCCAAGTCATCCTTTATTTTTCTAAAATCCCGGCGGAAGAAATGAAAACAGCCATTCAGCTGTTAAAAGAAGCTTGGTTTGAGTAA
- a CDS encoding class I SAM-dependent methyltransferase, producing MNESNNYWNQLYESRNNQKPVYDLWLDKYAAILSTSNSIPIIDLGCGSGNNTLYLQERNYKVISCDFSKEALKKLDFFIDKPDTRLFDMKEGLPFEDQSAKIVIADLSLHYFRWLETVAIVAEIQRVLMKDGFLLLRVNSVKDTNYGAGQGTLVEENYYCKQGRFKRFFNKAQLDDLFQNWEFHYSSEYEMARYENTKVLWELALKKHL from the coding sequence ATGAACGAGAGTAACAACTATTGGAATCAATTATATGAATCCCGAAATAATCAAAAACCAGTTTATGATTTATGGCTGGACAAATATGCAGCCATTTTATCGACCTCGAACTCTATTCCTATTATTGATTTGGGATGCGGATCTGGAAATAATACATTGTACTTGCAGGAAAGAAACTACAAAGTAATTTCATGCGATTTTTCAAAGGAAGCATTAAAAAAGCTAGATTTTTTTATAGACAAACCTGACACAAGACTGTTTGACATGAAGGAAGGCTTACCTTTTGAAGATCAAAGCGCCAAAATAGTTATTGCCGATCTTTCACTGCATTATTTTCGTTGGCTCGAAACCGTAGCCATTGTTGCTGAGATTCAGCGGGTTCTTATGAAAGATGGTTTTTTACTACTGCGAGTTAACTCAGTAAAAGACACGAACTATGGAGCCGGTCAGGGAACTCTTGTCGAAGAAAATTATTATTGTAAGCAAGGCCGGTTCAAGCGATTCTTCAACAAAGCACAATTAGACGACCTTTTTCAAAACTGGGAATTTCACTATAGCAGTGAATATGAAATGGCCCGGTATGAAAACACGAAAGTTCTTTGGGAATTGGCCTTGAAAAAGCACCTTTGA
- a CDS encoding nitroreductase family protein has protein sequence MNTYEAIQKRRSIRRYEARLVEKETIERLLRAAMQAPSAANQRPWEFIVVENKDTLAKLAKAHPYASPMQEAPLGIIVLANEAGLKFPQYWQQDLAAATQNLLLAAVENGLGAVWMGVAPEEDRMKYITELFQLPPGVTPFAMLALGYSAENQFVDRFEANRIRYESYKN, from the coding sequence ATGAATACCTATGAAGCGATTCAAAAACGCCGGAGCATTCGTCGTTATGAAGCTAGATTGGTGGAAAAAGAAACGATAGAGCGGTTGCTGAGGGCGGCGATGCAGGCTCCGTCAGCAGCGAATCAGCGGCCGTGGGAGTTTATTGTAGTGGAAAACAAAGATACTCTGGCTAAATTGGCGAAGGCTCATCCGTATGCATCGCCCATGCAAGAAGCGCCGTTAGGCATTATTGTCTTGGCAAACGAAGCCGGGTTGAAATTTCCGCAGTACTGGCAGCAGGATTTGGCGGCGGCCACGCAAAATCTATTGTTAGCCGCCGTCGAAAATGGCCTGGGAGCGGTATGGATGGGAGTTGCGCCGGAAGAAGACCGGATGAAATACATTACCGAATTGTTTCAACTGCCTCCGGGAGTTACGCCCTTTGCTATGCTGGCGCTGGGGTATTCGGCGGAAAATCAGTTTGTAGACCGTTTCGAAGCAAACCGCATTCGCTATGAAAGCTATAAAAACTGA
- a CDS encoding helix-turn-helix domain-containing protein, whose product MVKEKGELNLDCPVAYTLSVLGGKWKWLIIYILAEETILRYGELKRKLPGITHKMLSQQLKELEAEELLYRKEYQQIPPKVEYSLTTRAQTLLPILKLMCEWGAANQPNTTSACAL is encoded by the coding sequence ATTGTGAAAGAAAAAGGCGAACTCAATCTTGATTGTCCGGTAGCCTATACACTATCTGTACTTGGCGGCAAGTGGAAATGGTTGATCATCTACATTCTAGCGGAAGAAACGATTCTCCGTTACGGAGAACTAAAAAGAAAATTACCAGGTATTACACATAAAATGCTAAGCCAACAACTCAAGGAATTAGAAGCGGAAGAATTGCTTTATCGCAAAGAATACCAGCAAATCCCGCCCAAAGTAGAATACTCACTGACAACACGCGCCCAAACGCTGCTGCCCATTCTAAAACTAATGTGCGAATGGGGTGCGGCCAATCAGCCAAATACTACTTCCGCCTGCGCTCTATAA
- a CDS encoding flavodoxin family protein yields MGKNILVLTGSPRKGGNSEKLADAFIAGAQEAGHTVMKYATADKTIKGCIDCKTCFKKGAACSISDDFNELAPHLAAADMLVLATPLYWFSFPTQLKAALDKMYSFLIAEKPLAIKECVLLVTGGDKEEKVFEGIVRSYQLMLEFMGWQDRGVIVVPGMHDKDEILKTDALERAKTLGESL; encoded by the coding sequence ATGGGGAAAAACATTTTGGTTTTGACAGGAAGTCCGCGCAAAGGAGGCAATAGCGAAAAACTGGCGGATGCCTTTATTGCGGGAGCGCAGGAGGCGGGCCATACGGTTATGAAATATGCAACTGCCGATAAAACGATTAAGGGCTGCATTGACTGTAAGACCTGTTTTAAAAAAGGCGCGGCGTGTTCCATTTCTGATGATTTTAACGAACTGGCGCCGCACTTGGCAGCGGCGGATATGCTGGTGCTGGCAACGCCGCTGTATTGGTTTTCCTTTCCAACGCAGCTGAAAGCGGCGCTGGATAAGATGTATTCCTTTTTGATCGCTGAAAAGCCCTTGGCGATTAAAGAGTGCGTTTTGTTGGTAACCGGCGGCGACAAGGAAGAAAAGGTATTTGAAGGTATTGTTCGCTCGTATCAGCTCATGCTGGAGTTTATGGGCTGGCAGGATCGTGGAGTAATTGTCGTGCCGGGAATGCATGATAAAGACGAGATTCTAAAGACGGACGCTTTGGAACGAGCGAAAACCCTGGGGGAAAGTTTATAA
- the dmpI gene encoding 4-oxalocrotonate tautomerase DmpI yields the protein MPVITIEGALMNVEQKRKLAKVLTREAAEIMSVPEAAFIVLLKENSTENIGVGGTLLADRKK from the coding sequence ATGCCGGTTATTACGATAGAAGGCGCTCTCATGAATGTGGAGCAAAAACGAAAACTAGCGAAGGTGTTGACGCGAGAAGCGGCGGAGATTATGAGCGTGCCGGAGGCGGCTTTTATTGTACTGTTGAAAGAAAACAGCACGGAGAATATTGGCGTCGGCGGGACGCTGCTTGCGGATAGGAAGAAATAA
- a CDS encoding acyl carrier protein has translation MDTKEIEKIIRGILAERVPGLKAEDIAPQAELSSLGLDSLAFSWVLADLEEAFDIVMQGSDILHLKTLAAAVEYVAKRLQEA, from the coding sequence ATGGATACAAAGGAGATTGAAAAAATAATTCGGGGCATTTTAGCGGAACGAGTACCTGGTTTGAAGGCCGAGGACATTGCTCCGCAAGCGGAACTGTCCTCGTTAGGGCTGGATTCTCTGGCTTTCAGCTGGGTTTTGGCCGATTTGGAAGAAGCCTTTGATATTGTGATGCAGGGGTCGGATATTTTGCACCTGAAAACCTTGGCGGCGGCGGTTGAATACGTAGCCAAGCGGCTGCAGGAAGCATAA
- a CDS encoding GNAT family N-acetyltransferase, with product MEQEWELALFQPRDAAGVVALYREVYGESYPVAEVYDPKALVRQEEDGLTWRAVARNHAGAVIGHIAFYRSTPPNPKLYECGQLMVCHEWRQTSVGFALMEYALAEIPRQRGLEQIWGEAVCNHLFTQMMMTKRGYHETGLEVALMPGDAAKGGERTSTVLIFSSPGESGQTVYVPKVYQEAFALLYGDLAEAYTFIEATAPLPQAVVTEGSIELFAGAGVARLSITNIGADFEVKAALWESQASAAGTLVLQAFLRLGDETIGAAVEILQRRGYFLGGVLPGWYGGDGLLMQKVSIAVDEKTIHAYTKKAKAIKALVLKDWAEVCPQSWGGVLRLAAAKWPEKAAAVYPQKNRSYTYAQLDAEATQVAKGLMALGMGRGEHAAIWAFNIPEYLSVQFGCARAGAPLVLLNTNYRAYELEYVLHHSDATVLFLEAQGSGAEVWLEVLRSVRERLPKLRKVVFFGSAEAEDVLLWPDFLAGGAAVEEEVYRQRCNEERSQDVFVLQYTSGTTGVPKGVVHCQQAYLCNARAYGERQELTTSSVLCSALPFFHAYGNAVILTALYYGGTLVGVERFQASVVMQAIAEQGVTSLSGTPTMFVALLEEWERNSYDTSSLCVGDMAGASCPPELVQAVIEKLGATGFSCLYGSTEVIIASLAGPTRPQEERINYVGTALPGMELRIVKAGTTEEVPRGVEGELCVCGQSTMLRYYKMEEETQKAVDDGGWWHSGDMAAIDAAGCCRITGRIKDLIIRGGENIGPAEIETFLMTHPKVLEAQVVGVPSEYYGEDIVAFVRLQKGETAKVLELKRYCRERIALNKVPFMFFFVEEFPLTASGKVQKFKLREMALQNLAKQ from the coding sequence TCGGGAAGTGTATGGAGAATCCTATCCGGTGGCGGAGGTATATGATCCCAAAGCGCTGGTACGGCAGGAAGAAGATGGGCTTACCTGGCGGGCGGTAGCGAGAAATCATGCCGGAGCGGTAATCGGCCATATTGCTTTTTACCGTTCCACGCCGCCGAACCCCAAGCTGTATGAATGCGGCCAGCTTATGGTGTGCCACGAATGGCGGCAAACCTCCGTAGGCTTTGCCTTGATGGAATATGCGCTGGCAGAAATTCCGCGCCAGCGTGGGTTGGAGCAGATTTGGGGCGAAGCGGTTTGCAATCATTTGTTCACGCAGATGATGATGACGAAACGGGGTTATCATGAAACTGGCTTAGAAGTAGCGTTGATGCCGGGAGACGCTGCCAAGGGCGGCGAGCGAACCTCGACGGTACTGATTTTTTCATCACCCGGAGAAAGCGGCCAGACGGTGTATGTGCCGAAGGTGTATCAAGAAGCGTTTGCTTTGCTCTACGGTGATCTGGCAGAGGCATATACATTTATCGAGGCGACGGCTCCGCTGCCGCAGGCGGTGGTGACGGAAGGCTCTATCGAGTTGTTTGCCGGAGCCGGTGTGGCGCGCTTGTCGATTACTAACATCGGTGCTGATTTTGAGGTGAAGGCAGCCTTGTGGGAAAGTCAGGCGTCCGCAGCCGGGACGCTGGTATTGCAGGCTTTCTTGCGGCTGGGGGACGAAACGATCGGGGCGGCGGTAGAGATACTGCAGCGGCGGGGCTATTTTCTGGGCGGCGTCTTGCCGGGCTGGTACGGCGGGGACGGCCTGCTGATGCAAAAAGTGTCCATCGCCGTGGATGAGAAAACTATCCATGCGTACACCAAGAAGGCTAAGGCGATTAAGGCGCTGGTTTTGAAGGACTGGGCGGAAGTGTGCCCGCAATCGTGGGGCGGAGTGCTGCGCTTGGCGGCGGCTAAATGGCCGGAAAAGGCAGCGGCGGTATATCCGCAGAAGAATCGTTCGTATACGTATGCGCAGCTAGATGCAGAAGCGACGCAAGTGGCCAAGGGTCTTATGGCGTTGGGGATGGGGCGCGGCGAGCATGCCGCTATCTGGGCGTTTAATATTCCGGAATATCTTTCCGTGCAGTTTGGCTGCGCTAGAGCCGGGGCGCCGCTGGTGCTGCTGAATACCAATTATCGGGCGTATGAGCTGGAGTATGTACTGCATCATTCCGATGCGACGGTGCTGTTTTTAGAAGCGCAAGGCAGTGGTGCAGAGGTTTGGCTGGAGGTGCTTCGTTCGGTGCGGGAACGGTTGCCGAAGCTGCGTAAGGTGGTGTTTTTTGGTTCTGCCGAAGCCGAGGATGTTCTTCTCTGGCCTGATTTCTTGGCTGGCGGAGCTGCTGTGGAGGAAGAAGTGTATAGACAGCGCTGCAACGAGGAACGCTCGCAAGATGTATTTGTCCTGCAATATACGTCAGGGACGACCGGCGTGCCTAAAGGAGTCGTGCATTGCCAGCAGGCGTACCTGTGTAATGCCAGAGCCTATGGAGAGCGCCAGGAGCTGACGACGTCTTCGGTGTTGTGTTCGGCGCTGCCTTTCTTTCATGCCTACGGCAATGCGGTGATTTTAACAGCCCTATATTATGGCGGAACGCTGGTGGGAGTAGAGCGGTTCCAAGCTTCCGTGGTGATGCAGGCGATCGCGGAGCAGGGCGTTACCAGCTTGTCCGGTACGCCGACGATGTTTGTGGCGCTGCTGGAGGAATGGGAACGCAATTCCTATGACACAAGTTCGTTGTGCGTGGGCGATATGGCGGGTGCCAGCTGTCCGCCGGAACTGGTACAGGCGGTGATTGAGAAGCTGGGAGCAACCGGATTTAGCTGTCTATACGGCTCCACGGAAGTGATCATTGCGTCCTTAGCCGGCCCCACAAGACCGCAAGAAGAGAGGATAAACTATGTCGGCACAGCGCTGCCAGGGATGGAACTGCGCATTGTTAAAGCGGGGACGACGGAAGAGGTCCCCCGGGGCGTTGAAGGCGAGCTGTGTGTGTGCGGACAGTCGACTATGTTGCGGTATTATAAGATGGAAGAAGAGACGCAAAAGGCTGTAGATGATGGTGGCTGGTGGCATAGCGGGGATATGGCTGCCATTGATGCGGCAGGATGCTGCCGTATCACGGGGCGCATTAAAGACTTGATTATCCGCGGCGGTGAAAATATAGGCCCTGCGGAAATAGAAACCTTTTTGATGACGCACCCCAAGGTGCTCGAGGCGCAGGTGGTTGGCGTCCCCAGCGAATATTACGGCGAAGATATTGTGGCCTTTGTGCGGTTGCAAAAAGGAGAAACCGCCAAGGTACTGGAACTAAAGCGGTATTGTCGGGAGCGGATTGCCTTAAACAAGGTGCCCTTTATGTTTTTCTTCGTAGAGGAATTTCCTCTGACCGCCAGCGGCAAGGTGCAAAAATTTAAGCTGCGCGAAATGGCGCTGCAAAATTTAGCCAAGCAGTAA